In Manis pentadactyla isolate mManPen7 chromosome 11, mManPen7.hap1, whole genome shotgun sequence, one DNA window encodes the following:
- the GPX2 gene encoding glutathione peroxidase 2 isoform X1 — MAYIAKSFYDLSAVSLDGEKVDFNAFRGRAVLIENVASLUGTTTRDFTQLNELQCRFPRRLLVLGFPCNQFGHQENCQNEEILNSLKHVRPGGGFQPTFTLVQKCEDTVCSQETLLDLEVSPLHGRALPFWSPCFLSLPTCPHLLVGDSTWGSKTWVGFGPSQNDGTFLNLYGWCPRSVKGLEPACLMSSIKGRCGNGQALCLLP; from the exons ATGGCTTACATTGCAAAGTCCTTCTATGACCTTAGTGCTGTCAGCCTGGATGGGGAGAAGGTAGATTTCAATGCATTCCGAGGCCGGGCAGTGCTGATTGAGAATGTGGCCTCGCTCTGAGGCACAACCACCCGGGACTTCACCCAGCTCAACGAGCTGCAATGTCGATTTCCCAGGCGCCTGCTGGTTCTTGGCTTCCCTTGCAACCAATTTGGACATCAG GAAAACTGTCAGAATGAGGAGATCCTGAACAGTCTCAAGCATGTCCGCCCTGGGGGTGGATTCCAGCCTACCTTTACTCTTGTCCAAAAGTGTGAG GACACGGTGTGCTCCCAGGAGACACTGCTGGACCTGGAGGTCAGTCCCCTTCATGGAAGAGCCTTGCCTTTCTGGTCCCCCTGtttcctttccctccccacctgcccccatcTTCTGGTTGGTGATTCAACTTGGGGCTCCAAGACTTGGGTGGGCTTTGGACCTTCACAGAATGATGGCACCTTCCTAAACCTGTATGGGTGGTGTCCGAGAAGTGTGAAGGGCTTGGAGCCAGCCTGCTTGATGAGTTCAATAAAAGGCAGGTGTGGAAATGGCCAGGCTCTGTGTCTCCTTCCTTGA
- the GPX2 gene encoding glutathione peroxidase 2 isoform X2 — protein MAYIAKSFYDLSAVSLDGEKVDFNAFRGRAVLIENVASLUGTTTRDFTQLNELQCRFPRRLLVLGFPCNQFGHQENCQNEEILNSLKHVRPGGGFQPTFTLVQKCEVNGQNEHPVFAYLKDKLPYPYDDPFSLMTDPKFIIWSPVRRSDVAWNFEKFLIGPEGEPFRRYSHTFPTVSIEPDIKRLLKVAI, from the exons ATGGCTTACATTGCAAAGTCCTTCTATGACCTTAGTGCTGTCAGCCTGGATGGGGAGAAGGTAGATTTCAATGCATTCCGAGGCCGGGCAGTGCTGATTGAGAATGTGGCCTCGCTCTGAGGCACAACCACCCGGGACTTCACCCAGCTCAACGAGCTGCAATGTCGATTTCCCAGGCGCCTGCTGGTTCTTGGCTTCCCTTGCAACCAATTTGGACATCAG GAAAACTGTCAGAATGAGGAGATCCTGAACAGTCTCAAGCATGTCCGCCCTGGGGGTGGATTCCAGCCTACCTTTACTCTTGTCCAAAAGTGTGAGGTGAATGGTCAGAATGAGCATCCTGTCTTcgcctacctgaaggacaagctCCCCTACCCCTATGATGACCCATTTTCCCTCATGACCGACCCCAAATTCATCATTTGGAGCCCGGTGCGCCGCTCAGATGTGGCCTGGAACTTTGAGAAGTTCCTCATTGGGCCGGAGGGGGAGCCCTTCCGACGCTACAGCCACACCTTTCCCACAGTCAGCATTGAGCCTGACATCAAGCGCCTCCTCAAAGTTGCCATTTAA